From the Euphorbia lathyris chromosome 6, ddEupLath1.1, whole genome shotgun sequence genome, one window contains:
- the LOC136233043 gene encoding pre-mRNA-processing factor 39-2 isoform X2 produces MFPLCYGYWRKYVDHKMRLCTVEKVVEVFERSVLSVTYCVDMWVDYCNFGRLVFEDQSDVRRLFKRAISFVGKDYLCHTLWDKYIEFEFSLKHWSSLAHIYIQALRFPTKKLHRYYDNFKKLVGIWEGAMKSHSNSMVTVPAEPMLNNGTSIRYSQDDLSCIIKDILDPSSGLDRLKALNKYRSLGEGLFQEAVQLYEKVNFFETRIKRSYFHVKPLDISQLHNWHDYLDFAESHGDFNWAVQLYERCLIPCANYPEFWMRYVEFMDRKGGREIANFALDRATQIHLKRLSVIHLFNARFKEHIGDIFNARAAFLQCSTASDKDFVENVVMRANMEKRLGNSVAASTIYKDALETATAKEKWHILPVLYIHFSRLKYNVTDCEDASIDILTDGIKHVPSCKLLIEELIKFAIMHRGSRHINVIDSIVANAICPQPGGSQALSPEDGEEISRLYLEFVDLCGTVCDVRKAWNRHIRLFSLSVRDALFHPAVEARQWKMAVEAREETLLSLPNQPPGDCNSDCLMQASLQHQKLPSSENNDTHQAADPEVLEQKSPLLANHDNMLSSQLSDQESPLVENLDELPEKAKTDLLQSGESDNSHEEDVYQVAVKVSNAVEENVIKPKPSPDLEHEIANETENTPASLQFKKENDVQTEYNYKLEEDLKLPSLETLSLDTQQDAKFAVPMSPPPCDSEAPEGTSLSDGNLLKSEASQKNSISNENILECGLNAKACDSISSPVSAQATVCQRTNIRNDCASSSVNTQNITGQQLPRPPKQAAGRNWHQRNNSDRFRRDSKFESRGHSHKRLHKQRQSSPQRTRQRAEKHSSTPVNKDYLSHGRSSQNPHRQDGPVQNSYPPLNVHSNEVPSQDWLMHSSQQNLSAAYQSQQPTQPAVYLQPQIPQYSLQNSEPQGNVQNKQACNETWQYYYYQQQQQQFFWQQQQLLQHQQPQQQQLSQHQYQQQLLQMQYFQQQGQQPQISYQQQQLQQLQQQQEGHLQQQQLLQQQQQQLQQLQQQQEGHLQQQPKLLQQQQLQQQEGHLQQQPKLLQQQLLQQQQLHMLYLQQQQQLQLQPQYQQSQLQLQQQIASTQQYPHGQEQGQSKQQTDTSQIQDGDTPLHNSGEQRTNESSASPHPVSPSPSCG; encoded by the exons ATGTTTCCATTATGCTACGGTTATTGGAGGAAGTATGTTGATCACAAGATGCGCTTATGCACTGTTGAGAAGGTTGTTGAAGTCTTTGAACGGTCTGTTCTATCAGTAACATATTGTGTTGACATGTGGGTTGATTACTGTAATTTTGGGAGACTAGTCTTTGAGGATCAATCTGATGTTCGCAG ATTATTCAAAAGGGCCATATCCTTTGTTGGAAAAGATTACCTATGCCATACGTTGTGGGATAAATACATAGAGTTTGAGTTCTCTCTGAAGCATTGGAGTTCCCTAGCTCACATATATATCCAAGCATTGAGGTTCCCAACCAAGAAGTTGCATCGTTATTATGATAA CTTTAAGAAGTTGGTGGGAATTTGGGAAGGTGCAATGAAATCTCATAGCAATTCTATGGTAACAGTGCCTGCGGAGCCTATGCTTAACAATGGAACTTCTATACGTTATAGCCAAGATGACTTATCCTGCATTATTAAAGACATCCTGGATCCATCCAGTGGCTTAGACAGACTCAAAGCATTGAATAAATATAGGTCTTTGGGAGAAGGGCTTTTTCAGGAAGCAGTTCAGTTGTACGAAAAAGTAAATTTCTTCGAGACTCGAATTAAGAGGTCCTATTTCCATGTCAAGCCACTTGATATCAGCCAACTGCATAATTGGCATGACTATCTAGACTTCGCTGAGTCCCACGGAGATTTCAACTGG GCTGTTCAACTTTATGAGAGATGCTTAATTCCTTGTGCGAATTATCCTGAGTTCTGGATGCGGTATGTGGAGTTCATGGATAGGAAAGGAGGAAGAGAGATAGCAAACTTTGCTCTTGACCGAGCAACACAAATCCATCTAAAG AGGCTATCAGTGATTCATCTGTTCAATGCTAGGTTTAAGGAGCACATAGGAGATATTTTTAACGCTCGTGCTGCTTTTCTTCAATGCAGCACGGCATCAGATAAAGACTTCGTTGAAAATGTTGTAATGAGAGCTAACATGGAAAAGCGCCTG GGAAATTCCGTTGCAGCTTCTACCATATACAAAGATGCACTTGAAACGGCTACAGCGAAGGAAAAGTGGCATATTCTTCCTGTTTTGTATATTCACTTTTCTCGACTTAAATACAAT GTTACTGATTGTGAAGATGCTTCCATAGATATCTTGACCGATGGAATCAAGCACGTGCCTTCATGCAAATTACTAATAGAG GAATTAATAAAATTTGCAATCATGCATCGAGGATCAAGGCATATAAATGTGATAGATTCAATTGTAGCAAATGCAATATGTCCGCAGCCAGGTGGTTCTCAAGCATTGAGCCCAGAAGATGGCGAGGAAATATCAAGACTATACCTAGAG TTTGTTGACCTCTGCGGAACTGTATGTGATGTGAGAAAAGCATGGAACAGGCATATAAGATTGTTCTCATTGTCAGTAAGGGATGCTTTGTTTCATCCAGCTGTGGAAGCAAGACAATGGAAAATGGCTGTGGAAGCACGTGAAGAGACCCTTCTCAGTCTGCCTAATCAACCTCCTGGAGATTGTAACTCTGACTGCTTGATGCAGGCATCCCTGCAGCATCAGAAACTGCCGTCATCTGAAAATAATGACACCCATCAGGCTGCTGATCCTGAGGTCTTGGAGCAGAAATCGCCACTACTAGCAAACCATGATAATATGCTATCTAGCCAGTTATCGGATCAGGAATCACCATTAGTGGAAAATCTTGATGAGCTACCTGAAAAGGCAAAAACTGATCTGCTTCAATCAGGAGAATCTGACAACTCACATGAAGAGGATGTGTATCAGGTGGCTGTTAAAGTTTCAAACGCAGTGGAAGAAAATGTTATCAAACCAAAACCGTCTCCCGATCTAGAGCATGAAATTGCAAATGAAACTGAAAATACTCCAGCTTCATTGCAATTCAAGAAAGAGAATGATGTTCAGACAGAGTACAATTATAAGCTGGAAGAGGATTTGAAGCTTCCTTCACTGGAGACACTTTCCTTAGATACTCAGCAGGATGCTAAATTTGCAGTTCCAATGAGCCCTCCACCTTGTGATTCTGAAGCTCCTGAAGGAACTAGTTTGTCAGATGGAAATTTGCTGAAGAGTGAAGCTTCTCAGAAGAATAGCATTTCAAATGAAAACATCTTAGAGTGTGGTCTCAATGCTAAAGCATGTGATAGTATATCCAGCCCAGTGAGCGCTCAAGCAACTGTTTGTCAACGAACTAATATAAGAAACGACTGTGCTTCATCTTCAGTAAATACTCAGAATATTACAGGACAACAACTTCCGCGGCCTCCGAAACAAGCTGCTGGTCGTAACTGGCATCAAAGGAACAACTCTGACAGATTTAGAAGGGATTCTAAATTTGAGTCTCGTGGGCATTCACATAAAAGACTGCATAAACAACGGCAGTCTTCCCCTCAAAGAACTCGTCAGCGAGCTGAAAAACATTCTTCAACACCAGTGAATAAAGATTACCTATCTCATGGCCGATCTTCACAAAATCCACATAGACAAGATGGCCCAGTACAAAATTCGTATCCACCATTGAATGTTCACAGTAATGAAGTACCTTCTCAAGATTGGTTGATGCATAGTTCACAGCAGAATCTTTCTGCTGCATATCAGTCTCAACAACCTACACAACCTGCTGTATATCTGCAACCTCAAATTCCTCAATATTCGCTACAAAACAGTGAGCCGCAAGGGAATGTGCAAAATAAACAAGCTTGTAATGAAACGTGGCAATATTATTACtaccagcagcagcagcagcagtttttttggcaacaacaacaactattgCAGCACCAACAGCCACAACAACAACAGCTCTCGCAACATCAATATCAACAACAGTTGCTGCAAATGCAATATTTTCAGCAGCAAGGACAACAACCACAAATATCCTATCAACAGCAGCAGCTGCAACAGCTTCAGCAACAGCAGGAAGGGCACCTGCAACAGCAACAGCTActgcagcagcagcagcagcagttgCAACAGCTTCAGCAACAGCAGGAAGGGCACCTGCAACAGCAACCCAAGCTACTGCAGCAGCAGCAGTTGCAACAGCAGGAAGGGCACCTGCAACAGCAACCCAAGCTACTGCAACAACAGCTActgcagcagcagcagctgcATATGCTTTACTTGCAGCAACAACAGCAGCTGCAACTACAACCACAATATCAGCAGTCACAGCTGCAATTGCAGCAACAAATAGCCTCCACACAACAGTATCCACATGGACAGGAACAAGGGCAGTCAAAACAGCAAACGGACACATCACAAATTCAG GATGGAGATACACCATTACATAACAGTGGTGAACAACGGACGAATGAATCTTCTGCATCTCCACATCCAGTCTCCCCAAGTCCATCCTGTGGATGA
- the LOC136233043 gene encoding pre-mRNA-processing factor 39-2 isoform X4, producing the protein MIMPAEPMLNNGTSIRYSQDDLSCIIKDILDPSSGLDRLKALNKYRSLGEGLFQEAVQLYEKVNFFETRIKRSYFHVKPLDISQLHNWHDYLDFAESHGDFNWAVQLYERCLIPCANYPEFWMRYVEFMDRKGGREIANFALDRATQIHLKRLSVIHLFNARFKEHIGDIFNARAAFLQCSTASDKDFVENVVMRANMEKRLGNSVAASTIYKDALETATAKEKWHILPVLYIHFSRLKYNVTDCEDASIDILTDGIKHVPSCKLLIEELIKFAIMHRGSRHINVIDSIVANAICPQPGGSQALSPEDGEEISRLYLEFVDLCGTVCDVRKAWNRHIRLFSLSVRDALFHPAVEARQWKMAVEAREETLLSLPNQPPGDCNSDCLMQASLQHQKLPSSENNDTHQAADPEVLEQKSPLLANHDNMLSSQLSDQESPLVENLDELPEKAKTDLLQSGESDNSHEEDVYQVAVKVSNAVEENVIKPKPSPDLEHEIANETENTPASLQFKKENDVQTEYNYKLEEDLKLPSLETLSLDTQQDAKFAVPMSPPPCDSEAPEGTSLSDGNLLKSEASQKNSISNENILECGLNAKACDSISSPVSAQATVCQRTNIRNDCASSSVNTQNITGQQLPRPPKQAAGRNWHQRNNSDRFRRDSKFESRGHSHKRLHKQRQSSPQRTRQRAEKHSSTPVNKDYLSHGRSSQNPHRQDGPVQNSYPPLNVHSNEVPSQDWLMHSSQQNLSAAYQSQQPTQPAVYLQPQIPQYSLQNSEPQGNVQNKQACNETWQYYYYQQQQQQFFWQQQQLLQHQQPQQQQLSQHQYQQQLLQMQYFQQQGQQPQISYQQQQLQQLQQQQEGHLQQQQLLQQQQQQLQQLQQQQEGHLQQQPKLLQQQQLQQQEGHLQQQPKLLQQQLLQQQQLHMLYLQQQQQLQLQPQYQQSQLQLQQQIASTQQYPHGQEQGQSKQQTDTSQIQDGDTPLHNSGEQRTNESSASPHPVSPSPSCG; encoded by the exons ATGATAA TGCCTGCGGAGCCTATGCTTAACAATGGAACTTCTATACGTTATAGCCAAGATGACTTATCCTGCATTATTAAAGACATCCTGGATCCATCCAGTGGCTTAGACAGACTCAAAGCATTGAATAAATATAGGTCTTTGGGAGAAGGGCTTTTTCAGGAAGCAGTTCAGTTGTACGAAAAAGTAAATTTCTTCGAGACTCGAATTAAGAGGTCCTATTTCCATGTCAAGCCACTTGATATCAGCCAACTGCATAATTGGCATGACTATCTAGACTTCGCTGAGTCCCACGGAGATTTCAACTGG GCTGTTCAACTTTATGAGAGATGCTTAATTCCTTGTGCGAATTATCCTGAGTTCTGGATGCGGTATGTGGAGTTCATGGATAGGAAAGGAGGAAGAGAGATAGCAAACTTTGCTCTTGACCGAGCAACACAAATCCATCTAAAG AGGCTATCAGTGATTCATCTGTTCAATGCTAGGTTTAAGGAGCACATAGGAGATATTTTTAACGCTCGTGCTGCTTTTCTTCAATGCAGCACGGCATCAGATAAAGACTTCGTTGAAAATGTTGTAATGAGAGCTAACATGGAAAAGCGCCTG GGAAATTCCGTTGCAGCTTCTACCATATACAAAGATGCACTTGAAACGGCTACAGCGAAGGAAAAGTGGCATATTCTTCCTGTTTTGTATATTCACTTTTCTCGACTTAAATACAAT GTTACTGATTGTGAAGATGCTTCCATAGATATCTTGACCGATGGAATCAAGCACGTGCCTTCATGCAAATTACTAATAGAG GAATTAATAAAATTTGCAATCATGCATCGAGGATCAAGGCATATAAATGTGATAGATTCAATTGTAGCAAATGCAATATGTCCGCAGCCAGGTGGTTCTCAAGCATTGAGCCCAGAAGATGGCGAGGAAATATCAAGACTATACCTAGAG TTTGTTGACCTCTGCGGAACTGTATGTGATGTGAGAAAAGCATGGAACAGGCATATAAGATTGTTCTCATTGTCAGTAAGGGATGCTTTGTTTCATCCAGCTGTGGAAGCAAGACAATGGAAAATGGCTGTGGAAGCACGTGAAGAGACCCTTCTCAGTCTGCCTAATCAACCTCCTGGAGATTGTAACTCTGACTGCTTGATGCAGGCATCCCTGCAGCATCAGAAACTGCCGTCATCTGAAAATAATGACACCCATCAGGCTGCTGATCCTGAGGTCTTGGAGCAGAAATCGCCACTACTAGCAAACCATGATAATATGCTATCTAGCCAGTTATCGGATCAGGAATCACCATTAGTGGAAAATCTTGATGAGCTACCTGAAAAGGCAAAAACTGATCTGCTTCAATCAGGAGAATCTGACAACTCACATGAAGAGGATGTGTATCAGGTGGCTGTTAAAGTTTCAAACGCAGTGGAAGAAAATGTTATCAAACCAAAACCGTCTCCCGATCTAGAGCATGAAATTGCAAATGAAACTGAAAATACTCCAGCTTCATTGCAATTCAAGAAAGAGAATGATGTTCAGACAGAGTACAATTATAAGCTGGAAGAGGATTTGAAGCTTCCTTCACTGGAGACACTTTCCTTAGATACTCAGCAGGATGCTAAATTTGCAGTTCCAATGAGCCCTCCACCTTGTGATTCTGAAGCTCCTGAAGGAACTAGTTTGTCAGATGGAAATTTGCTGAAGAGTGAAGCTTCTCAGAAGAATAGCATTTCAAATGAAAACATCTTAGAGTGTGGTCTCAATGCTAAAGCATGTGATAGTATATCCAGCCCAGTGAGCGCTCAAGCAACTGTTTGTCAACGAACTAATATAAGAAACGACTGTGCTTCATCTTCAGTAAATACTCAGAATATTACAGGACAACAACTTCCGCGGCCTCCGAAACAAGCTGCTGGTCGTAACTGGCATCAAAGGAACAACTCTGACAGATTTAGAAGGGATTCTAAATTTGAGTCTCGTGGGCATTCACATAAAAGACTGCATAAACAACGGCAGTCTTCCCCTCAAAGAACTCGTCAGCGAGCTGAAAAACATTCTTCAACACCAGTGAATAAAGATTACCTATCTCATGGCCGATCTTCACAAAATCCACATAGACAAGATGGCCCAGTACAAAATTCGTATCCACCATTGAATGTTCACAGTAATGAAGTACCTTCTCAAGATTGGTTGATGCATAGTTCACAGCAGAATCTTTCTGCTGCATATCAGTCTCAACAACCTACACAACCTGCTGTATATCTGCAACCTCAAATTCCTCAATATTCGCTACAAAACAGTGAGCCGCAAGGGAATGTGCAAAATAAACAAGCTTGTAATGAAACGTGGCAATATTATTACtaccagcagcagcagcagcagtttttttggcaacaacaacaactattgCAGCACCAACAGCCACAACAACAACAGCTCTCGCAACATCAATATCAACAACAGTTGCTGCAAATGCAATATTTTCAGCAGCAAGGACAACAACCACAAATATCCTATCAACAGCAGCAGCTGCAACAGCTTCAGCAACAGCAGGAAGGGCACCTGCAACAGCAACAGCTActgcagcagcagcagcagcagttgCAACAGCTTCAGCAACAGCAGGAAGGGCACCTGCAACAGCAACCCAAGCTACTGCAGCAGCAGCAGTTGCAACAGCAGGAAGGGCACCTGCAACAGCAACCCAAGCTACTGCAACAACAGCTActgcagcagcagcagctgcATATGCTTTACTTGCAGCAACAACAGCAGCTGCAACTACAACCACAATATCAGCAGTCACAGCTGCAATTGCAGCAACAAATAGCCTCCACACAACAGTATCCACATGGACAGGAACAAGGGCAGTCAAAACAGCAAACGGACACATCACAAATTCAG GATGGAGATACACCATTACATAACAGTGGTGAACAACGGACGAATGAATCTTCTGCATCTCCACATCCAGTCTCCCCAAGTCCATCCTGTGGATGA
- the LOC136233043 gene encoding pre-mRNA-processing factor 39-2 isoform X1, giving the protein MDTESKFELVEGDSTVVLDEVKLHHVVADGSLHFDEWTSLISEIENTCPDNIERICLVYDSFLSMFPLCYGYWRKYVDHKMRLCTVEKVVEVFERSVLSVTYCVDMWVDYCNFGRLVFEDQSDVRRLFKRAISFVGKDYLCHTLWDKYIEFEFSLKHWSSLAHIYIQALRFPTKKLHRYYDNFKKLVGIWEGAMKSHSNSMVTVPAEPMLNNGTSIRYSQDDLSCIIKDILDPSSGLDRLKALNKYRSLGEGLFQEAVQLYEKVNFFETRIKRSYFHVKPLDISQLHNWHDYLDFAESHGDFNWAVQLYERCLIPCANYPEFWMRYVEFMDRKGGREIANFALDRATQIHLKRLSVIHLFNARFKEHIGDIFNARAAFLQCSTASDKDFVENVVMRANMEKRLGNSVAASTIYKDALETATAKEKWHILPVLYIHFSRLKYNVTDCEDASIDILTDGIKHVPSCKLLIEELIKFAIMHRGSRHINVIDSIVANAICPQPGGSQALSPEDGEEISRLYLEFVDLCGTVCDVRKAWNRHIRLFSLSVRDALFHPAVEARQWKMAVEAREETLLSLPNQPPGDCNSDCLMQASLQHQKLPSSENNDTHQAADPEVLEQKSPLLANHDNMLSSQLSDQESPLVENLDELPEKAKTDLLQSGESDNSHEEDVYQVAVKVSNAVEENVIKPKPSPDLEHEIANETENTPASLQFKKENDVQTEYNYKLEEDLKLPSLETLSLDTQQDAKFAVPMSPPPCDSEAPEGTSLSDGNLLKSEASQKNSISNENILECGLNAKACDSISSPVSAQATVCQRTNIRNDCASSSVNTQNITGQQLPRPPKQAAGRNWHQRNNSDRFRRDSKFESRGHSHKRLHKQRQSSPQRTRQRAEKHSSTPVNKDYLSHGRSSQNPHRQDGPVQNSYPPLNVHSNEVPSQDWLMHSSQQNLSAAYQSQQPTQPAVYLQPQIPQYSLQNSEPQGNVQNKQACNETWQYYYYQQQQQQFFWQQQQLLQHQQPQQQQLSQHQYQQQLLQMQYFQQQGQQPQISYQQQQLQQLQQQQEGHLQQQQLLQQQQQQLQQLQQQQEGHLQQQPKLLQQQQLQQQEGHLQQQPKLLQQQLLQQQQLHMLYLQQQQQLQLQPQYQQSQLQLQQQIASTQQYPHGQEQGQSKQQTDTSQIQDGDTPLHNSGEQRTNESSASPHPVSPSPSCG; this is encoded by the exons ATGGATACAGAATCGAAGTTTGAACTCGTGGAAGGCGATTCTACTG TTGTTCTTGACGAGGTCAAACTACACCACGTAGTTGCTGACGGTTCATTACACTTTGATGAGTGGACTTCACTTATATCAGAGATCGAAAATACCTGTCCT GATAACATAGAGAGAATATGTTTAGTGTATGACTCTTTCTTGTCCATGTTTCCATTATGCTACGGTTATTGGAGGAAGTATGTTGATCACAAGATGCGCTTATGCACTGTTGAGAAGGTTGTTGAAGTCTTTGAACGGTCTGTTCTATCAGTAACATATTGTGTTGACATGTGGGTTGATTACTGTAATTTTGGGAGACTAGTCTTTGAGGATCAATCTGATGTTCGCAG ATTATTCAAAAGGGCCATATCCTTTGTTGGAAAAGATTACCTATGCCATACGTTGTGGGATAAATACATAGAGTTTGAGTTCTCTCTGAAGCATTGGAGTTCCCTAGCTCACATATATATCCAAGCATTGAGGTTCCCAACCAAGAAGTTGCATCGTTATTATGATAA CTTTAAGAAGTTGGTGGGAATTTGGGAAGGTGCAATGAAATCTCATAGCAATTCTATGGTAACAGTGCCTGCGGAGCCTATGCTTAACAATGGAACTTCTATACGTTATAGCCAAGATGACTTATCCTGCATTATTAAAGACATCCTGGATCCATCCAGTGGCTTAGACAGACTCAAAGCATTGAATAAATATAGGTCTTTGGGAGAAGGGCTTTTTCAGGAAGCAGTTCAGTTGTACGAAAAAGTAAATTTCTTCGAGACTCGAATTAAGAGGTCCTATTTCCATGTCAAGCCACTTGATATCAGCCAACTGCATAATTGGCATGACTATCTAGACTTCGCTGAGTCCCACGGAGATTTCAACTGG GCTGTTCAACTTTATGAGAGATGCTTAATTCCTTGTGCGAATTATCCTGAGTTCTGGATGCGGTATGTGGAGTTCATGGATAGGAAAGGAGGAAGAGAGATAGCAAACTTTGCTCTTGACCGAGCAACACAAATCCATCTAAAG AGGCTATCAGTGATTCATCTGTTCAATGCTAGGTTTAAGGAGCACATAGGAGATATTTTTAACGCTCGTGCTGCTTTTCTTCAATGCAGCACGGCATCAGATAAAGACTTCGTTGAAAATGTTGTAATGAGAGCTAACATGGAAAAGCGCCTG GGAAATTCCGTTGCAGCTTCTACCATATACAAAGATGCACTTGAAACGGCTACAGCGAAGGAAAAGTGGCATATTCTTCCTGTTTTGTATATTCACTTTTCTCGACTTAAATACAAT GTTACTGATTGTGAAGATGCTTCCATAGATATCTTGACCGATGGAATCAAGCACGTGCCTTCATGCAAATTACTAATAGAG GAATTAATAAAATTTGCAATCATGCATCGAGGATCAAGGCATATAAATGTGATAGATTCAATTGTAGCAAATGCAATATGTCCGCAGCCAGGTGGTTCTCAAGCATTGAGCCCAGAAGATGGCGAGGAAATATCAAGACTATACCTAGAG TTTGTTGACCTCTGCGGAACTGTATGTGATGTGAGAAAAGCATGGAACAGGCATATAAGATTGTTCTCATTGTCAGTAAGGGATGCTTTGTTTCATCCAGCTGTGGAAGCAAGACAATGGAAAATGGCTGTGGAAGCACGTGAAGAGACCCTTCTCAGTCTGCCTAATCAACCTCCTGGAGATTGTAACTCTGACTGCTTGATGCAGGCATCCCTGCAGCATCAGAAACTGCCGTCATCTGAAAATAATGACACCCATCAGGCTGCTGATCCTGAGGTCTTGGAGCAGAAATCGCCACTACTAGCAAACCATGATAATATGCTATCTAGCCAGTTATCGGATCAGGAATCACCATTAGTGGAAAATCTTGATGAGCTACCTGAAAAGGCAAAAACTGATCTGCTTCAATCAGGAGAATCTGACAACTCACATGAAGAGGATGTGTATCAGGTGGCTGTTAAAGTTTCAAACGCAGTGGAAGAAAATGTTATCAAACCAAAACCGTCTCCCGATCTAGAGCATGAAATTGCAAATGAAACTGAAAATACTCCAGCTTCATTGCAATTCAAGAAAGAGAATGATGTTCAGACAGAGTACAATTATAAGCTGGAAGAGGATTTGAAGCTTCCTTCACTGGAGACACTTTCCTTAGATACTCAGCAGGATGCTAAATTTGCAGTTCCAATGAGCCCTCCACCTTGTGATTCTGAAGCTCCTGAAGGAACTAGTTTGTCAGATGGAAATTTGCTGAAGAGTGAAGCTTCTCAGAAGAATAGCATTTCAAATGAAAACATCTTAGAGTGTGGTCTCAATGCTAAAGCATGTGATAGTATATCCAGCCCAGTGAGCGCTCAAGCAACTGTTTGTCAACGAACTAATATAAGAAACGACTGTGCTTCATCTTCAGTAAATACTCAGAATATTACAGGACAACAACTTCCGCGGCCTCCGAAACAAGCTGCTGGTCGTAACTGGCATCAAAGGAACAACTCTGACAGATTTAGAAGGGATTCTAAATTTGAGTCTCGTGGGCATTCACATAAAAGACTGCATAAACAACGGCAGTCTTCCCCTCAAAGAACTCGTCAGCGAGCTGAAAAACATTCTTCAACACCAGTGAATAAAGATTACCTATCTCATGGCCGATCTTCACAAAATCCACATAGACAAGATGGCCCAGTACAAAATTCGTATCCACCATTGAATGTTCACAGTAATGAAGTACCTTCTCAAGATTGGTTGATGCATAGTTCACAGCAGAATCTTTCTGCTGCATATCAGTCTCAACAACCTACACAACCTGCTGTATATCTGCAACCTCAAATTCCTCAATATTCGCTACAAAACAGTGAGCCGCAAGGGAATGTGCAAAATAAACAAGCTTGTAATGAAACGTGGCAATATTATTACtaccagcagcagcagcagcagtttttttggcaacaacaacaactattgCAGCACCAACAGCCACAACAACAACAGCTCTCGCAACATCAATATCAACAACAGTTGCTGCAAATGCAATATTTTCAGCAGCAAGGACAACAACCACAAATATCCTATCAACAGCAGCAGCTGCAACAGCTTCAGCAACAGCAGGAAGGGCACCTGCAACAGCAACAGCTActgcagcagcagcagcagcagttgCAACAGCTTCAGCAACAGCAGGAAGGGCACCTGCAACAGCAACCCAAGCTACTGCAGCAGCAGCAGTTGCAACAGCAGGAAGGGCACCTGCAACAGCAACCCAAGCTACTGCAACAACAGCTActgcagcagcagcagctgcATATGCTTTACTTGCAGCAACAACAGCAGCTGCAACTACAACCACAATATCAGCAGTCACAGCTGCAATTGCAGCAACAAATAGCCTCCACACAACAGTATCCACATGGACAGGAACAAGGGCAGTCAAAACAGCAAACGGACACATCACAAATTCAG GATGGAGATACACCATTACATAACAGTGGTGAACAACGGACGAATGAATCTTCTGCATCTCCACATCCAGTCTCCCCAAGTCCATCCTGTGGATGA